The genomic region tgttggactcagtactacttggactactaccacaagtacaatcaagtatttttactctgtactttttgagtaatacttGGTTAAACTCCTGTCCTGAGTACAATAATTCATAGTTCATATACAATACAGGAATTAATGTACTCAGGAGGGAGTTTGACCGAGTATtaatcaaaaagtacacagtaaaagtagttgattgtacttgtgatagtagtccaagtagtactgagtactgactgagtccaacagtatcaatttcatgtggaactttttgcaaaaaagaattgtatccctcatcaaatataacagaaTACATGAATTATTGTAGTAGGCTACTAAGTCCAACAGTACACattttattaagaacttatggCTAAAAATCATAGCAGTCAAACTAGGACTGAGTCAAACAGTGTCCgttttattaagaacttatggtaaagcagaaaacatgcattattttacTCTTGTACTAGCGTCAGTACAGTGCCGCTTCTCGGTGATTACCGTAACGGCCCAATAAATTGCGCACTCCAAATGCAGAGCTGCTGATTTGACCAAGCAAacgcgagagacggctgagttgaccgctGTACCGAAACGGACGACAGTATCttaatatcttctgaaaacaaatgccagagtccacacacacacaaacacacaccctggTGACCGGACATCTCCTCATAATAGAATAATAAGGTGTAACaacgggcagttcgatgtgttggttgtgtgtgttgtgttgtgtgtgtgtgtgtgtgtgtgtgtgtgtgtggtgtgtgtgtgttgtgtgtgttgtgttgggtgtgtgtggtgtgtgggtgtgtgttgtgtgtgtgtgtgttgtgtgtggtgtgtgtgtgtgtagcggtGTGTGGGCTCTCACGCACGCCGCATGCCGTCGCTCTTCGCTGTCTACATGacggtaaacacagcgaaggctgTGTGGAAAAGgcacagtcaatcaatcaatcaatgtttatttatatagcccccaatatcacaaatgttacattgtctcagtggtcttcacagtgtgtacagaatataagtatgacaatacgacaccctctgtccttagaccctcacatcgtacaaggaaaaacttccggagaaaacccacagtttaaatggaaaaatgggagaaacttcagggagagcaacagaggagggatccctctcccaggacggacagacgtgcaatagatgccgtgtgtaaatcgaagagataatacagttgcaacataggtagtccaaatgtttggaaatgcatgtgtgtataataggaagatgaatccacgaggatacccatccaggaccgatgatccaggaccacagccacgactcgcgatccagggatCGCGATCCAGGGCACAGGACCGcagatcatccatgactccggatcccggcgtatatagacaccaaaaagaaagagatttggggaagctgggttaatcggaacatgagagtacacaggtatagacagagagaagaaggTAAAATGTCCCCCGACAATCTAAgccaggggtagccaacacggtgcccgcgggcactcaGTCGCCaagaaaatccaaaatgtataaaatacacaaaacaaaaaggaaatgtaattaaaagaatctaccctatgcataaacaaaacctaaatcatagcgaactctatctacttactacaactctatatatatctaccccctcctcccccactcccacaatgaatatcgaccaatcacgttcttgcttgatttgcgggaccagcgttgcagtcgggaagaaaagcaatgtggcacctccccgctgattttccttctggcagaatctacactACACATCATCCCCATTGAACACAGCTAGTCATGCCAGCTATACacacatgaggggcagagttttactctgtgtgttgtaaCTTGCATATATTTGTTCCACCACTTGACGCcacacacgcatggcgtaatCTCCAGGGGAGACATGTCCCCCGctcttttcgaaatcccgtttgtgtccccccactttacaaatatgtttattatttttaacgcaagccgtcatcgccacggaggagcacacagcctgtgtgtgtgtgtgtgtgtgtgtgtgtgtgtgtgtgtgtgtgtgtttgtgtgtgtgtgtgtgtgtgttgtgtgtgtgcgcgcgcgtgtgtgagtgagagagagcaccccatttatctatttaatatagataaagtaagaaatcactCCAATGTGTACAAtaggacagtacaaaaaacagtttgaaaggggagtgattagtaaaatatgcataaataaaaagaaagaatgctaactaggtaacataatgttattggttgtgataaagatgtttggattgaaaagtatacagctccctttcatctgagtgttgagagctgtatccataaattcatgttgtgctcaaagtgctccagattgatgcatttaacttcaacatttaaaaaaaaatcttccgggggagcatggaccccactagaggaggtgaggtcccccctggaggatgtgaggccccccctagaggaggtgaggttcacccccaaataaagcaggttaaaataattaaattgcatacatgttcttttagtaaacactgaaaagggtcccacagacccaaacagcacaaaaaggttaaaggtaagcatatactaatgtttaaaatgtgctaaatatatacactgcaaaaaacaaaaagagaggagtaaaagtagcccccgacttgtttatttttagaaagtagccctcatcctaaaaaaggttggtgacccctgatCTAAGccatatcagcaaaactaggggctgaatctaatcagccctaactataagcttatcaaaaaggaaggtcttaagcgcactcttaaaaacggatagggtgtctgcctcccgaacacaaactggaagctgattccacaaatgtggagcttgataagaaaaggctctggctcccattttagagactctaggaacagccaacaaccctgcattcttggaacgcaatgccctagtacaggggtggggaacctttttcctctcaagggccctttacattttttcaacatcctccgagggccgtacaaatgattgacctctgcttaaaaatactaaaatcacagcccattcatttggcctttctttcatgctgaaaaaaaagcaacctcttaatccagatatcttaccatgactttcCTATCAATgtagacatgatttaagtgagtgggggggggggagattttttttttaaatgttgaagttaaaagcaccaatctggtgcactttgagagcaaaattaagagatctatggatacatctctcaacacccatatgaaacagaactgtaaacagattttatttttctttatggatattttacaaatcactccccttttaaactgtattcttgtttattaataacaactttttactgtcatatagtatttatacctgttttgcctttattctcttatttttttttacaactataatgatcatatatagatgtgcctttacctcactggttgtagaaaaagcttcttatattcgttagcatagctagctaaccatatgctaataacaacaaagttattgactgtatgatcagtgtgacagatgaacagatcgccactgggctctcaactaaagacacagccacgcagaaactgcgcatgtgtacggctccttatggataCTGCGATTTGTGAAGTCCTGGCCCGGAgccgcgttctggtgctctccgtcagaactgcatccctgtcagatgagacatataccacgtgatgacacgttaggctcgtgttgtattcaaggaccctgaccttggccaggaaaaacaggtactcgcttgtttatttttttgcggtctagatttcttaattttttttctttttttcgtgTGTTTAGAAatgacctcgagggccgtaccaaacggtctcgcgggccgtatacggcccgggggccggaggttccccacccctgcctagtgggacagtagggtataatgaattctttaaggtaagatggcgcctgcccattaagggctttgtaggcgagaagaagaattttaaattctatcctgtgttctatagggagccagtgtaaggcagccagaacaagagtaatgtggtcccttttcctaactctggttagtacacgagctgcagcattttgaatcagctgaagcgacttgactgacttcttggtacaccctgataataaggagttacaataatccagcctagaagtaacaatgcatggactagttttctctgcatcgttttgaggcaagatatgcctgatttttgcaatgttacgtagatggaagtaggcggtccttgagaatgattttatgtgggcgttaaaggataaatcctgatcaaatataacaccaagattccttacagtctcactggaggccaaattaatgccatccatagttagtatatctttagataatttgtttcgtagattcttcgggctaagtacaataacttcagttttggtcgtgtttttacatcaaaaagtttaaggtcatcctcgtttttaagtccttaaggcagtcttgaattttatttagatgattaatttcatcaggcttgattgataaatatagttgagtatcatccgcataacaatgaaagtttagagaatgattccttataattgcctaacggaagcatatataatgtgaacaagctCCGCTTCCTACTTGGCGAACCAGTAACTTTCTCGTGTGCACGAGAAATCGTGATGAGCAAAACCATGTCACTTGGCCCAGGTGGTTTCCACAGAACGGACAAAACATGTTTAACGACCATAAAGGTCCATAAGTACCGGCGGTCTATCGCCAAACAACTTAAGTTTGTCTCAATCACTTGCACATCACTTCTGGTATGAATGGGCATTCCCTTTCCGGTTTGATTCTCTAgttcaggggtactcaaatacaaatcttaaaaggtccaaacatttgttttcaataagataaaggtccgtttattacggtcattcaaacttttaaacaattgcaacaagattcttaaaacgaggttgcaaaaactaaaataatctgtatgcagcagttttcattgttattgtgtctgtgcttgacatctcagagtcgcagtgtaagagctgcagttatgaataaaggcagcggcaccctctttcattcagcattcccattattgcttataaatgtcttgcccctttagtgtccactgaggttcgtcaggcccaacacatcttcaacaaactcccccttgcctcatcataaaaactcacaaacaccagcaactgagcaatgtcagtggtgtcagtggactcatccacagctaaggaaatgcactgtgcattttgcATTCTTGTATACTTCATTATCCAGTtaaaatcaaagtggttaccttttggctgggcagtgtagttttacacaccgtctttttttactttctcaggactgaaaactgttttttgggggcagacctcCACAAAGAAGAACATATATTTACACacataaggtcatcatcttaacagttttgtatgctcatccgtgagcagagcatcaagttgacatgtCTATAGAGGCTTTGCATATGACGTCACGGGTGACGGGACGTCAGCCAGCGGCCATACTGGAGTACCAAAAACAGACACCGTAATACTCATACCTTTTTAATCGGGCATATAATGGTGAACTTCTCCCGTTCATTGAGCCTTTACATTCTGTTACATCCAAATCAAACCATATCAGATTGAAAAATATGAtatgtttgtattgtattattattacattaatgTCAATGTGGTACTTGGTCAATTAAATGTCTTGATGGTCAGAAAAGTGATTTGGGGTTTGGTTGTGTAGGGGAATGTTTGAACATTATTTAAGATGTTTTCAGGCATGGAAGATTAATGTTTTTCTCTTCAAGTTTCTATTGTCAGATTGGACACATCCTAAATTGCTTGAATGTGGTTTCAGACCTGCACTGCGCACTGTAATAGTACTGGTAGAATATTCAAGCTTGGGTAAATCATTTGGAGAAAAACAATTGAAAGGGGCAAAGTATTATATTTATTACAAGGTTTCCAATTTACCCATTGAAAAAGGGTGAAAAACAAGTATGCTCCTTTAACTGTAAGCTGCAGAGATCACCTCACATAACAGAGATAGATTAAAATTGTGTCCATattacagtttttttcaatgctaaaacacattttttgaaaGCAGGGCTTATTTTCTCAAAACACATTCACAAACAACCACCACAAAGTGCAAACACCTCATATATACTGCATATATATCACATAAATAATCACAATGTCATTCAGATTGATTAATACTTCTGTTTCTTTGGAGGGGACATGGCTGATGACATTGTCACAATACCAGCTTCCTTTGGGGGCAACTGTTATACCAACACATTCAAAATGAAACCAGGTTTTCACAATTTGTGTTATCACATCCTATCATGGGAAGCTTTTCCTCTCCACGAACGCACACCTGGAGGTGATGGAGAATCTGCTGAGGAGAGGTGAGGGAGCAGCATCACTCCATATTCATATATATTTGAATACAAAACGTTTCAAACTTCCAATATCCAGATTAGAGTTTGAGCGATTTTGATTGATTTATTCATTGATTTTATTTATGGATTATCAGGAAAAGAAACATAAGTGTCCAAAGTGTAACATGCTACACTAAACACTTGTTTCCCACATGTTCAAAGGATACAAgtcaaagaaaacacaacaaagcAACAACATAACAAATTAAACGGTCCTGAAATCCGAAATGtaaaatatcagtatgacacaaatgttgtgtaattgtattaattatatatatttaatattctAATGCTATTTGAAATCATATTTAGTTTTCATATAGAAACTTCTTCTTCGATACAGTATTGTATCGTATCTTatattacaatacaatacaatatcgTATTGTATGTGTAAATGCAGTTGATTTGATTTTGAGGTGGACATAGATGAAGTAGGTATTTTACAAAttatctttcattttttgtgttTAATTCCCTTCTGATTTCTGTCCTGCAGGGGCGGATGTCCTGTCCCAGGCGCAGGACGAGGCCTCCATCCTGTATGAGGCGTCTGCTTCTGGAGACCCGGCGGTCATCAGTCTGCTGCTGGAGTACGGCGCTGACGCCAACGTGGCCGAAAACATGGGACACATGCCGATCCACCGTACCGCACACAGAGGACACCTGCAGTAAATGTTACTCCATCATATTACAAGAGGACATGTTGTCCGGTTTTTCTGCAAGTATGTAAAACCTCTAACATCAGATAAattaaatgaagcttagcgcaagttcaattaGGAAGACCAATACCCCCTGGTGTTACACGTCATTTCAATACCCTCTCCTCTCCCAATCAGTGATCAGGGGCGTTACTCCCCagctagccaatcatcgcacccgctaacccctttaaatctgctcttccctctctggcagttgtcatttcaggtgtcaacgaacaaccctcctccaccccttcgcctccgtCTCCTAATACAGGGCCAAGCTAaaaccttctcccttcagaACCGGACCGAactacttatcaccaccaccagtgtctagaccccggggggttcatcagagcggttttcccctcccgaatgatcatcctgcaaaccggggcctaatcgccaaacatcaGTTCATCCATTTGTTGTAATCTGTCAATCACCATTCTCTCATATCATGTGTCccggtaataaacatgtatttcatacatcacgtctctcctgattgaaattgtttgtgtgtgtgtcagggttttAAATCTGCTGATTCCAGTCACTTCTAAGGGGGAAGTCGACAACAGCGGGATAAATCCTTTACACTCTGCTGCTGCAGGAGGACATGCACACTGCATcaaggtttgtgtgtgtggtgtgttctcATGGGCATGGTGTTGGAATATGACTTAAATAAAATGGCTTACTAGTAAACTGTAGTGTTTACATACACCTGTATTGCTGTTCCTCGCAAACTCCCATCAGGCCTTGCTGGATGCGGGGTTTGACCCCAACGACATGCTCCATCCCTGGGCTCAGCGTAGCTATGACGACGGGAGGAAGTCGGCACTTTTCTTCACAGTCTTGAATAATGACGTGCCGTCAGCCAAACTGCTGCTGGAGGCCGGCGCCATGGCCAACCAAGACCCAATCAAATGGCTgcaggtagtgtgtgtgtgtgtctgtatgtctgATCATCTGAGAGCTGcagtgtacatttttttttttgcccagTAGGAAAATCTCAACATATCAACCTGTTTATTGATTGTTAAAGTATAAATGCAATTGCCAGAAGTTAAACGTTAATGTGAGGCTAATTAAACTACACTTCACTTCCATAAGCTTCCAATTAATTGTTGCTTGTTtacaactttaacaaaataaacgtTACCTGTGAAGGTAGAATAGAGAGTAAATGATTTTCCGTGTTCCACGTAATGACGTTTAAATAACCTCCGAAGTCGTATTTAGCAACTTGCAAGCAACCTCCCTTTTTTAAGACATCTACGAAGCTTCCTAGAGATCgtttttcaggcatctaacCAAAATAACATGAAAATTTGATGAAACCAgaagtgctaaaatgctaactaatttcTTCCtgattttaggactcattctcGCAGCACTGAATCATATCAAGATAGTTTAATATGCACACTAACAGAACagctttaatggattttttacaTACTGAAACTTTGGTCTTGTATTCACAGTGAGGTTGCCAGGTTTGGTGCCATTGTAATGATCATATCTGGCACCCAAAGCTACAACCGGATTCGATGCACAGTATTGGGGATTAATATAATGTTGTTCGTCAAAAGGTTGTCCCACCAGTGATGCCAATGTTGATTGATTGTTTTGTCTTTAAGGTTTCGTTGCGCGTGGGCAACTATGAGTTGATCAACCTGTTGCTGAGGTATGGAGCCAACGTCAACTATTACTGCAAAGTAAACACCTCTCACTTCCCCTCAGCGCTGCAGTATGCCCTCAAAGACGAGGTAATCTGTCACTCCTACACTTAAAAAACTTAAatattgactttaattaaatgtattatatcaatacatttcacataactgtattaggtcagttgaaagcaatactatAACGTTGAATCTAATATTTAGTATTTCAACTTAAAAGTATTGCTTTCGACTCACCTGATACAGTTAGGAAGACAttattgacataatacatttaattaaagtcacaattcagttttttcagtgttgaTTTTTAgtcaaatattttataaaatgtaagttCCCCACATGTTGCTGTTTTGTGTGTCAGGTGGTGCTCAGGATGCTGTGTAACTACGGTTATGATGTTGCCCACTGCTTTGCACTGTCCCTACGTTAAACAGCTCCCACATCCCTGATGACTACGAGGGATGGACTGACAATGTTATCAAAGATACCCATGGTGACGGACTTCATCATTACGGAGGCGTGTGGGGTAGTGAGTTGTccgtaggtgttcggatcagagggtcacaggttcaaccccactgcagtcagcatgtcgttgtgtcccctgagacacttcaccccaaattgctgtgggattgtccacagtattgagtgtgtaagtcgctttggataaaagcgtctaacatgtcatgtaatgtaataatgacTGTCTGTCATACGCCCAGCATCGACATTACCTGAAAACATTCGgcggcttagcccacagtggcgggCGGCcgcggcgctacagtggaattttctactgcaaacactccccacacgcacacacacagtacacccgctgttacaatgaaggctcgctAATCAGCTCActgcatataggcaggggtaaagtgctaatttttatgagtgggggcggacctcacctcctcttggggggtccgggtggatgctcccccggggaagatttttttttaaatattgaagttaaagcatcaatctggtgcactttgagagcaacattaagagatctatggatacatctctcaataaCACCCTATGAACACAGAACTgtaaaacagattttctttttctttatggatattttacaaatcccaccccttttaaactctattcttgttttactgccatatagactataatgatcatatgaaggtgtgccgcggaaataatcttttgaataatttgtgaccaaaccgtttgagacccactgagataacggcGCATTCACACCAGCCTTTCAAAGTCTGGttgaaccctggtgcgtttagccgcttggcgCGGTTCATTTgagtcggtgtgaacgcagtccgagacctctgaagtgaactaactctatggactctggtccgctaaaataggtggtctcggaacgcttgcttgcgaacgtCTGGagaggttcattgctggtgtggcAACGatcagtccgcaccaaaacataggaagcgtagtattacgtgtcacaagaacgcggatgtcttcataaatctttagcgaaagagtctttcaagacaacCGCGGTTGTTAATTGTAAGACTGAAgacagaattaagtgttgaacattgtcgtgtaaagtaaaaatgctccgTCAACTACATAAAAGTAACACTGTCGTCGGttgaaacgcccctccttactgcagaagTCTCtcatgttataatgttttttaacggacgttggtctgattataatcatatgcgcgccgcgggccgctagtgtctgctgatctccagattaacagcagcatgagaataacctgccgaaagtgccgatgctctaTGGCGGAGGCTctggtagaaattgccgggatttgcgtttttatcCCCTTAATGtttgaccaatggttgaacagcatttccgcgCACATGACCTTGTGTTTAATCAaaagtggcgaaccgtgtcctatcacaactggaccttctgtagacacacaacacccccccccccctccgcgacattataatgtccgtcttttcactgaattgtcgtcttgaaaagggtactcacaataAATCCGCaccaacttcatcttcacctgtttgcacttgtcatttcaacgttaaaaacaataaaaacggcatgaattgcttcgtcgcattcatctagatcagtgaccaccaactggcggcccgcgggccacatccggcccgccagacattctcatccggcccgcacgacgggggtgctgtggcgttggcggagtggttacttaCTGCGTtccacccatttctttgtttacaacgtctcgtgagtaaggtgctgtaccggagtccaacagagaggcagcagctgcgggacagtagactgcgtactgcgaaaccttccctcccctgaagaagaagtgatccttcgttgtgaagagtctggttaatgcgctccgcaccacagcagtagccccgctgcgacagagtccaacagagaggctggagctgcgggacagtagcctagaagcagggttgggttgtaacggaatacataacggcgttacgtaatcagaatacaaaaatcaagtaggctaactgtattcagctggcgttacatttgaaaaaacgagtaatctgattgcagttactttcgtaaacctgaagtgaatacattttggaatacttattggaattattggtggaaaagtttcctcacaaaatgtaatattcattaccagcaGAACTGTGTGTGCACTGCGCTGCAgcttgtctgtgagcgagagagagatgcagcgtgtctgtgaggccccgcccccgcatgcagatgagagagagatctctttttaaatatattgaaagttagaaacggaaaTGGTTGATAAAAATCTGAAAGAtaaacgtttatgtagcatttctttattgtcgaaatgatgacatttcataacgggatcaaatcaaagtgaatggcctgctgctgctgaatgcatggggcaagtgactggaacaagttttaaaaagttattacatcgtttcagataataaatataatgatgattcattctatttaggggcgcctttcaaagcacccaaggacaccttacaattcataacatattccaaggaaaggctTTAAGacggtacaaagaatgcagtccgggtgatgtttttatgTCGTGTTTGTgatcttgataagccatgaaaacagtaaaataagtgtctcctgttcaccaaacatacccatctgttatggaaaaagaaagtattccaaaagtaatctgaatactatttataaaattctgggctatataaaatcgctggcccgcgatagtgtctattggttacatttcggtccttggacaaatgtagttggtgatccctgatctagatcctctgtctctctccagttaactagcgggccttctacagtaccctggaaccgaggggaactctgaaagaatacgcccattggctacaaatcaatatatgattggttgatcaaactgtcagtccaaacgtacgcgctcattcagtgcaacagccagggcattctatcaaggatgtagaatacccttggttgaag from Pseudochaenichthys georgianus chromosome 5, fPseGeo1.2, whole genome shotgun sequence harbors:
- the LOC117446378 gene encoding LOW QUALITY PROTEIN: dynein axonemal heavy chain 12-like (The sequence of the model RefSeq protein was modified relative to this genomic sequence to represent the inferred CDS: deleted 2 bases in 1 codon), translating into MENLLRRGADVLSQAQDEASILYEASASGDPAVISLLLEYGADANVAENMGHMPIHRTAHRGHLQVLNLLIPVTSKGEVDNSGINPLHSAAAGGHAHCIKALLDAGFDPNDMLHPWAQRSYDDGRKSALFFTVLNNDVPSAKLLLEAGAMANQDPIKWLQVSLRVGNYELINLLLRYGANVNYYCKVNTSHFPSALQYALKDEVVLRMLCNYGYDVAHCFTVPTLNSSHIPDDYEGWTDNVIKDTHGDGLHHYGGVWGILSV